The Equus caballus isolate H_3958 breed thoroughbred chromosome 25, TB-T2T, whole genome shotgun sequence nucleotide sequence AGATGATTTAAGACTGCCTTGCCTAatatgttttatggttttctctTTGCAGTGCATAGAACCAAAGAGGGGGGCACTGCTTGCTGCTTGACAAGCAATTCACCACTTTTGTGAAAACTTGAGGCTTGATTTGATTATATTAATAAGACCATCAGAAATAATTTGGTTATTTCACTGAACATTGGTTTAAGTCTGTGTTTTGTGACTTACCAGCCGGGACACTTGGAGGAGATTCTAGAACTTTCTACAGCATCCTCTGTAAAAGTGAGATGATGGCACCCACCTCACAGTGCTGTTACGATGATTAAATAACAAATGTAACAGTACCTGGGAcagttgttcaataaatgttaactactaTTATCACCCCGAGGAGTTGGACAGAACTAGATCTGCTGACAACCAGCaattaacagagagaaaaatcaaaggatTCTAATTTGGAAGTAAATGTGATCTTTCTTCCCAAATAGCCATACAGTCAGATCTTCCCGGTTGCTGAAGCTAGAATCAGGCTCTCAGTTCAAggtcattgccacaaaaccttgGGTAGCTGGTACTGAATGGACTGAGCAATTTGCTTGTTAATTCCAGCCACTCcagaagctgaaatatttttcctcttcttgtggAAATTTGAACGTGTAATCCAAGATGTTTCAACCCttagttataattttaaaatgtccctATTTTAATGTGCACATTGCAGAGTGTATAAATTATGTCTCTCTTTTAGAGGTCCTCTCAGCTGGCATCACACACACTCACTTTCCTCATGCAAAGTTTCCTCCACAACGTCAAACACACTGGGCTAGAATGAGAGTCTCTCTCTTCAACTTTCTCCAGTCAAGAAATCTGTTGTCCCCTCTGCAGATGAGGGGGTTGGGGAAGACCTTGACattgtttctattgttttctttctggattAGGATTACACTTTAGAGTGGGTGTGGCTAAACAAGGGCTCAGAAGGAACCACTGGGCCTCCTGTCTCCCTTATACATTGATCTAACAGAAGCAGAGGAAGGGGGAAGTGAAGGGAATTAGGAGAATGAACCCATTGTACTCTAGGCACTCAAAGTAACCCTCAGATGGATCCTCGTTTTAATTAGGAGGAATGACAAAGGGAGGTTAAGCAGCTTGCTCATGCTCATACAGCTAATAAGAAGCGACCGTGATAAAAACCCAGTTGTAACTGAATCCAAACCCAGGTGTGTCTGAGTCTTTGAACTTTGTCATCCTGCAATGGGGGTGTGATTCATAGCACTACAGGGTTGGGAGCATTTACTGATtattgatacatttttttttttttttaggactgCAAAGGGATTAAAGAGATTCTTATGCTTTGTGGTTCCTAAGTAATCTATTAAATAAAAAGTGCGGCAGGGTATCTTGGTAGATGGGTGCCCTGACAGTAATTAAATTTGTGGACttatttttcctacttcttttttttggGTCAAGACTAGCTACCAGCTTCTTCAAAATATAAGGATAATAAATCTCCTTGAAACGGACCTTCCGTGTCCTGAGAAAAGTCACCTGAGTTTTGTCCCTTGGCTAAGTACGTGTAGGGAGAATACGTTTCATTGTCCTGGTGTCAAGCACCTTCTGTGCGGAGTGGTCCCCTGTGAGAAACAGGGCTGGGTTAAAGAAGCAGACGCTGGGACCAGTGCGAGCCCAGCTCTTCTGAAGACAGTTTGTTCTCTGACAAATGGCAGTGGTAAGTGGGATGTCAGAGAGCTGGTAACATCTGGGATGTAGACAGTGGTGTATTCACTGGCACACTGgctttccaaaacaaaacaaaaacaactctaAGTTTTTGCTCTTTTCCATGATGTCCTAGTCCCGGCCAATTTCAAGCTGTCAACGTGACGTCACTGAacctggagctggggagagatGTACACACAGTGGCTCTCACCAGTGTGAACAGGCTCCAGCACACCCCTTGGCTGCAGGATTATTAGGGTGTGAGGGACTCTGGGTTGAATGTTATATTAGAGAAAAAGCTTCCCCGAATGAGAGATTAGCTTCCCTGTCAGGCCCTGGGTTTGAGTTTCAAAACTAAGCTTTGCTAGTGCAGAAAGAATTCACTTCTGCTGCAAAGAGGTGCTTGCCCATGTCTGCATCTTTTGAGTACCAGGAGCAACACCACTTCAGCATCCTGGCGACAGTCCCCTGCAGCCGGAATCTTCACTACCTCTACCCATGGGAAGCATGACTCTGaatctgtccctttctctccagctggggtggggctgagtGTTGGaggtgagagagctctctgggaagGTCTCTGCCCTGCTTGGCTGGAAGCCTTCTTAACTGAACTTAACACTGGGGTGGCAGCCAACCCTGAAAACCTGCTGCCGGAGGCTGAGAGTTGGGCTGGGCACTTAGTCCAGGCTTAGCATTTCTTACAAGAGCCCCGAGACCAGTTTGTGTTCGGGAGCTGaagcaaggagacaggaagaGCCTGACCTGATGCCTACCCCGCAAAACATGCTCAGGGATTTCTGGAAACATCATGGGGAGTTGGCTGTGGCCtgggaaaggaaaagatggacTTTTCTTGCCCAGAGAGAGGTGATTAAAGGTGCTCAGCCATGAGAAACATATTCGTCCCTGTTGCTACAATAGGGAAGTTGACAGTCTGTCAAAAGACACCTGACACCACAAGTAAATGAAAACAGTTCACCTAACACTTGATTTGAACTCTATAATtttctcccacatataaaacCATGAGAGGTAAAGGCAAAGatgtatattttcttgtttttgaacttCTAAAGTTCTTGTTGACTCTTTATAGTTTGGTCTCTGAATCTCAACAAAGAAAGAGACGTTTATAAAAGCCATTTCTTTCCCCACCATGCTCCTTCACCTGTTCTCTGCCACTCAGGGTACTACCCTGAGTCACTGAGAGAAGGATAATTAGGAACAGAGTTGGTCATGAGGTTTATGTTAGCAAATTTGGCtttccaaagagaaaatacttcCGAGTAAGTCAGAGTGACAGTTGCGGGTCATCTTGAGCTAttcttgaaagagagagaggagaaagaaaaagttgtTGTTGGGTGgtgctctttaaaaaaacagctcacacagCCACCACCAAGTTCTTGTGGATCTCCAGGCCTCGGACCACAGCGCTGAATTCCTCGTAGGATATTTTCCCATCGCCGTCTGTATCCAGGCAGATGATGGTTTTGTCGACGACCTCCTGTAACTCCCAGTCTGTCAGGGTGTCGTCCCCCACCATCAACTTCAGCACCTGGAAGAGCTCTCCGTTGGAAATGTAGCCGTCTTTGTCCATGTCGTAGATGCTGAAAGCAAACCTTAGCTTCTGCTCCTCGCTGCCCTTGACACTGAACTGGGAGGTCCCCACGATGAATTCCTTGAAGTCCACTACGCCATTGCCGTCGGTGTCGAAGACGTCGATCACTCTCTTCGCCAACGGATTCCGCTGCAGCTGGGGCAGCGACAGGAACTCATCCACGCTCAGAGAGCCCGAATTGTCCAAGTCCAGCTTCTTAAACCTCTTGCTCAGCCTTTTAATTTCATCATGGTCAAACTGGGAGCACATTTCCTCCGGGTAACTGGCCTCATTCCCCattgtggacgctgggcgccggCTCTCAAGGtcggaggagggagcagggactgTGGGCACAGGCGGGGTTCGCGCAGGGACCGTTGAGCCGGGGCGGGTGGGGGGACGGGGGAGGGGCGGCTCGTGGGCCAGCCAGGACCCGACTAGAAAATAGGCGGCGCTGGAGCAGGCGGGAAAGGGAGCTCGCGGGTAGGAGAGAGCCGGGCTGGAGGAATGCCCAGCAGAGGGAGCGGCTGAGAGCAGGGCTACCcgcctctcttccttctctcagcCCCTTGTAACCCCTATCCCCCTTGCTCTTATGTTCTCTTCTCACTTCctcactttcctttttctccttagaaAGTAAACCCCAAGGGGGCAGGGGCTGCATCTGTATTACTCACCACAGtaccccagcacagtgcctgacatacagcatgtgcttaataaatgtctgttgaatgactGAGGGAACTGCAAACTGGGCCTCTTTATGCTCGCTGTGCAGACCTAGTGTGAGGAGGAAGTGAGGTAATACACCAAAGCCCTGATGTGATATCTATTTCCTAAACTCTCTGGGAGGGGAAGCCAGGATTGGCATCCTTCCAGTACAGTGGTCACTGACCTTTTTCAGGACATGGGGTTCAGGGTCTTTATAAGAGACCCTGTTTGTAAGAGATCACAAAGAATTTCTCACACGGATCACCTACAGACAGTAACAGGTTCCTGAGGAATATACACAATGCTGAATTTGGGGCATTTTTCGGGAAGACACAGGTCCCAAGAATATAGCCTCTGTCTCCCTATTGCTTGGAATCCATCATCTCATTTGGCGGCTGTCTTGCAGCCCACTTTGGGGAATGGCTGTAACGTGTCCAGGGAAGCCTTTTCGTGTTTTGAGAGTGACAGGGGCCCCTAACCTGTCTCACTCTTTCCCACTCTCCTTCAACTGGATTTGTCCTTTTGGTTGAGGATGAATCTCACGGGTTCCctcacattctttcttttttcaggagCATGTCAGTTAGTGCAGATGCATAAGGAATAAACCTGATTCAAGAACTATGCAGTTCAAACAGTCTTGGGGGAGCCTCAGGTCATCAAATCAAATGGAAGGAGGCAAATACTCCTTCCTTTAAAAAGTGTTGGCACCTTCTCTGTGCTTTACTTTGGGCAAACTATCAGTCTAAAGGTAACCAGGCTGCAACCAGCGCAGCGAAGCCACAGGGTACCTTATCGCTCCGTTGGGACAGTTTAGGGGAAAAGGAAAGGTTTGGAGGCTAAAATATTTGTGACCGAATTATTAGCCCGACTGACTGAATTAACTAGATCTGACAGAAGCATTATAGGatagaaagaatttaaaagaggACAACCCAGCATCAAATCTGGAACAAGTTGCTTTAtgtcagtttttccatctgtaaaatggggctaatattTTGTATAGTTGTATAAGGATTAAAGACATAATGGCTGACATTAGCCAATATGATaaatcattatcattattgtcattattactaattttattactatttacCCTGCCGGTGGAGATGAAGTCTCCAAGAAAGAATACTTGGCAGCCCGGGCCTCTAAGTGTATACATGTCTCTGTAATGAACACTCCTCATAGACCATTTCCCGGATGCCACTCACTGCTTGAAGCATTCTACCAGGATTGACTTTGGGGACTGACGGCAGACTTTCCACTGGCCTGCCAGGCAGTCTTATGGAGTTTTCACTGACTTTCTCCCCAGTAACACCTTGATGGTCGTCAATCAGAAAGGAGTCACCAGTGTAGAAACTCTTAGTAAATGTCTTCCTCTATGTGGGTGTGTTATTAGGAGGTAGTGAGGGGTCACAGAGAGACCATAGGAATTAAATAGACCAGGTTCCAGTCCCAACACTGCCCCTATTAGCTGTGAGCCCCTAGAAGAGCCGTTATTGTTCTTGCCTCAGggtccacatctgtaaaatggtgataataattaCACCTGCTTTATCTACAGCATGTGGTTATTGTAAGAGTGAGGTGAAGGAGTGCATATAGGAAAGTtatgtaaaaggagaaatattgtCCCAAGAGTTAACTAATTTAATGGTCGAGCAGACAATACTGGGAAGATGGTACCACTTCATTGAAATCATTTAGTTTGCAACCAGAATTGCTTTACTCCTGCCTTGTAGAGGATGTTCTGTTATGCTGGATCAGAAGTTTCATTCAATGTGAAGTTGAGTTCCCCACTGCTCCACATTTCACAAACTTTGTAGTTTCAGCAGTATTATGGGACTCAATGTCATTGTTCCGATTTTCTCTGGCCATTATTCTTAGTTATTTccatggaaaacaaaatttgttaCTCTTTCTGTTTATCACTGTGGAGGGATCTGGATAGTTGGACATTCACTGCGGTAAATAAATTACAAGGGTTGACTGATTGTTTTGGAAGAAATCAGGAGCCTGACGGCACTTCCATTTCAGTAAGCCATTTTTCTGTCCTCAAGAGTTTTCAGATGAAGAACTATGAGATGGTCACTTGCAAAAATAACTGACATTGGAaaacaaaatggagatgatgagaCCCAAGGCTCATATAAAGCTTCCTCTTCCAAGTTGGTCAGGCAAATGGGTTTCTGAGTAATGTCACACAGTCATTCTGGGAGATTTACAGGCAGCCTTGACCTTGGCTGGAAGGCCTTCCCTCTCTGTGATGTTGCTGGTCACCATACTTAACATCTGTCTGTATTGAGGTTAGCAACTGTGTAGACTGTGGAACCACATAGCCctgagtttaaaatttttttgagcatcagatttctcatctgcaaagcagGAATAATACAGTGGTGTCATAGTGTTATTGTAGGTTTCAGTGAGATAATACCTGAAATAACACTTTAAAAAAGCATCTAAAATAGCATGCCAGCACACAGTAGTTGCTCAATACATTTTGTACCCCGTCTCTTATTTTTCCCTTCCCTACTCCTTTACAGCTGTGCACTGCacaacaacgtttcagtcaatgaggGACTGCGTATACCACggtggtcccataggattagtaccatacagGTGAGTTGTGTGGCAGGCTATCCCATttaggtctgtgtaagtacatgtgatgttcacacaatgacgaaattgcctaacaatgcatttctaaGAACGCTTCCCCATTATTAAGCGACGCAAGACTGTATTTGCTTTCTCCAGAGCACAAATTTGACTCCGGCTATATGTGTTCTAGGTTCCTTGGATATAACAAACCTTGTTTCAAGTCAAGTccatttcataaatatatattgagcacctgctctgtccCAGGCCTTGTGGTCATGGGGGTTTCTGTGgtgaataagacacagtccctTGAGAAATATACAGTTTTGCTGTTGAGAAACCTACAGTTTAGTAAACAGTGTGGCTTTAAGAATGTGGCAGGATTTGGtcagtcttttttgtttatcATGTATATTCAAAAGGATCAAGAAGAATACACTTTATTTCCTTTGGTAATTCTGGGATGCTATTTAATATGAACTTTGGAGTGCATGATTGTCGATCCTAGTTCAGCTATTTAACAATTTTGAGATTTTGGGCAGAGTTACTTATCCGAGTCACTGTTtgttcatctataaaacaaggacAGTTGCTAACTCATGGCGTCGTTTTTCAAGATTAAATAAGAGAACACAAAAAGAATTAGACccaatgcctagcacatggtaggtacCAAATGGTAGATGTTACCATTATTGCCTACTGTAGGCTTGCCTGGAAAACTCTAATAGGctgtttgcacacacacacacacacacacacacagatatagtcaactattcatttgttttctccaCAAATATTCATCGAGCATCTACTATATGAGAGGTGTACAATGGTGACCTAAAGCAGATACTTTCCCAgcagtctctgtcctcatggagctcagTTTTGCAGGGAAGATGGACATTAACCAAATGATCATATCCATAAATGTAAAGGAGTACCTGTGGCCAGTGTTACAGAGGAGAGGCAACGCAACGGGAATTTGTGGTGCCAGGGAGCTCACACAATAAGAATAGTCAGAAAGAGGAACAAAACCGCTATTGAGGATGGGATGATTGAGCCGAAATCTCAAGGAGGAGAGGTTACCTGGGTGTTCTAGGCAGAGTTGcatgttccaggaagaaggaactcCATGTGTAAAGGCACTGGGGCAGGAGGAGCATATCAAATAGGATGAACTTAAAGAAAGCCAGTGTGGCCGGAATAGGGAGGTCAAGGGAGTATTAGATGAAGTAGTATTAGGTCAAGCGAAGAGAGGGTCTGACCATGCCTTAGACACTGACGTTCATCCAGTCATTCCTTACAGGTCATCATTTATCCAATTGTGCTTTGACATGTAAAGTGTTCAGGGCATTCAGAGATGGTCCCTACTCAGAAAGCTTACCGACTGCTGAGCGAATTGAGGCATAACTAATTATAACCCAAGATGGCGAATGAAAGGTCATCAGAAAGATAAGGGCAAAGAGCTATAAGAATTCAGAGAATTGAGAGATCGTTGAGAAAGTCGCAGAATTCTTGCTGGGAGCAAATGGAGCAAGACTTTTTTGGCAAGAAGTATTGTTTGATCCTGATGACAACAAAGGGGACAAGTGCCATCATCACAGAAGTAGGAAAGGGAAGAGGTGTAGACCTCAGCAACTAGTTTAATGTAGCTGAAGCCCTTGAGGAAAATCTCAGAAGGTGGGCTGGAAGGAGCCAGGTCAAGGAGAGTTTTGAATGTTTGGCTAAGGCATATCGTTTCTATATGAGAGGGAAAGTACAGCAGAGTGACCTGATAGAATGATATTCTAAAAAGATTAATCTAGCATTGTGAAGGGTGAATTAAACAGGGGGAGAGACTGGCACTGTGAGAGCAGCTAGCAAATAATGACAATGACATCCGTTTGTGTGGAAAACGAGAGCCTGCTCTAGGGTGACAGAGGCACTAGAGGTGGAAGGCGAGGTGTATGAGTTTCCTGCGGCCGCCCAAACAATGttccacagactgggtggcttaaacagaaattgATTGCCTCCCAGGTCTGGAGACTTGTTTTATGTGATGTCAAGGTGGCTCCCATTCCTGGTGACCCTGTGAATGAGTGAAgtccacaatgtcctgtcctcagcagccctactcagcttctgtagactcatgACCCTGGCTTCCTTTATGATGCAACTCGTGTTTGGTCTTCCTCGTTTCCTGCTGTTTAtcacttttcccagcattattgtcttttccaaaaaatcctgccttctcatgatgtgcccaaagtaaggcggcctcagttttatcatttttgcctccggCGATAGTCCAGACTTAATTTGCTCCGTgacccacttgttcatctttctggccaTCCAGGGTATctgtagagctctcctccaaGACCACATTTCAAATGAAcccatttttttcctgtcagccttcttcactgtccagctttcacaCCCTTACATAGTTATTGGGAATACGAAGGTGTAGATAGTCTTTACCCTAGTCTCTAATGACCCTTCCTTACACCTGATGACCTTTCCTAATTCTTTAATTGCTGCCCTTgcaagtctcagtcttctcttgatttcttggctgcgtTCCCAAGTAAGGGCTCCAGGGCTCCCCCATGATGCTGGCTTCTCCTCTAATGTGTGCTGAAATTCCACCAACTCCCACAGCTGCATGGGGAGTAAGTGTCTTCGGAAGCCTTGGATACGACAGAGGAAATGTGAGGGCAATTTCTTACGTTCTTAGTTCACACTCTTTGTGAGGTGGAAAAAAGAtggattttctgatattttttgaCACTTCCCATCATGGCCACTTGATGGCAATCTTCACACATTGCCatactttctctgttttttcagcTGGAATCTTTAGAGCCTAGGGGCAACTATTTAGCACAGAGAATAATTAAGGAGGAGTCCCATTTCACGTAATTCTCCCATAGATTTCAGTGTACGGAAATCTAAAAAagtggaaggaagactgtctctCACAATAGACCTAATCAGTTTGAACACTGTTTACACCTTTTAGTTGCATAGTAAATAccatttcataaatattcatgagtTCATTGAATTTAACCAAAGGAGAAGCAAGAACTATTAACCGTATGTGGTCTTGGGTATAATTTATGCCCAAGCATCACTGGTGTATAAAAGAGGAGACCTTTATTCCATGAGTTCCGTTTACTTGGTCATTAGCAATGGTGAAGGGGACACTTGCTGGAATTAGTTTTCAGTGTATCAGAATTCAAACTTCGGTCACGTCTGGTAACAAGAGAACAACAGAGGAGCAGCCCCAGCTTTGTGATATGAGGTGGGGGGGGAAACAAGACCTGAGAATTGTAGATCTCCAGCCTGCGCTCAGCAACCTGACTGTGAAACACCATTGaccatatttaaagaaaatagttaCTGTTGTTTCTCTAAAGATCTGTTTTAAGTACAGCCTAATGGTTTCTATAAACTGTATTCATGTTTTCCCACTCAAACCTAGAAGCTGagttagaagaaaagaataaaagctcGTTAATCCAGCACATTGCAAAGTAGAAAATTCTAGAGTCACGTATTTCTCAAGTCCTCCGGTAAGAAAGTCTTCAGttatataacatatgtaagtaataaataaaagaacGTTTATGTTGGAATTATAAGATGCTTATAATAATAAGATGCTCCTACTTTTTTGGAGCTGGGGAGGGTGCACCAACTGTAATTTCTTGCACGTGCttattattcatcaaatatttttttcttctgtgtggaTAGCTCTATACACAGGGAAGGAGGGAATATTTGTTAAGCTAGATGTTCTCCATAAACCAGCTCATTAAATATATTTCACTACTTACAAGTAGACTCTATTAGTCTCAATTTTGGTGTGAGGATCTGAAGTTTCAGAAGTTGCCTGGCTTGCAAAGACACATAACGATGGAGACAGGAGTCAAACACTGGTATGTCCACTTCTAGAGCTGAAATTCTCAGTTATTGCAGATGGTATTCCATGTGGAGACTAGAAAAGATGTCCTGCTCTTGAGGAGATGACAGGCGGGCTACgaggcagacacaggagaagtCAGAGGCCTATAGTTTACTCCTGGGTCTAGCTGTGGCTGCATAACAAGGGGGCCAGGGAGGGTGGCCATCTATGATTTTAGAATCCCTGGGGAGGGCACAACTAAAACGGCAGCGTCCTGTCCAGCACCATGGTTGAGTGCAGTGTCTCTGGAGGGTGGGACCAAATTGCATTGCTTATAATTTCCTGCCTCAGTGTCTTGCTCGTGCTCTGACTGGAGGGCTCTTTGCCCTACAGAGGTTACCTCCTCTGAGAAGACTTCTCTGGTTCCTTCTTGCTCTCCCATGAGTGAATCAGGGGCTGACCTATGTCACTGTTCTGCCTCATATCTTCTTCCACTGCTGCCCCTGGGGCAGCGTGGTTTAGAGGGTTTGTTTGCAATCAGCTTCTACCTGCCTCTGAGCTCTGTGTTCATCTCTGCACCAGCTGCCCCTGGCACGCAGGAGTTCAGTACGTTTGCTGAttgatgggtggatgaatgaatgaatgaatgaatgaatgaatttgttcTGGTAGCAGAATAAAAGAAGGTGAGGCCTTTCTGAGATTGCTTCCCTTTCTTCACATGCAATTCCACCCTGCATCATATAAGGACACATGAACAGCTTTGTGCTTCTTCAGGTTTCCAGAAAGCGCTACCTGGACAGGTTCCATCTGACCTTATGCTTGGCTTAAATATTAAACTCAATTACTTAGGCTATTCCAAGGGAAGCACTCAGCTGTCAAGGTGGCTCTCGACATACATGGGTTTTCAATTTAAAGCAATCTATAGTCATTAACTCTCCTTGCCTCACCATAACTCTCATCAGGTGGAATAGCGGACAGTGATGTTTTGAATTGAAAGAGGAAGGTGTGGGgatgagggaggggcaggaggctgTTGGTATGTGACCCGGTTGTCAAGAGCAGAAAAGACTGTGTTTAagctcacccctcccccacccccgtacCATTCCCTTTGGGATTTTAAAGATAAACTGGACGGAACATTGACCAGCATTGAAGCTTCTTGATGTGACTTGTGTGATCTCTTTGGCTTTGAATGTAGAGTTGACTAACCCTTCCTCCGTTCCCCAAAAAATTAACAGAGGGAAGAACGGATCTGCCATGAGAAAGCCccattttctcagtgaaaaaaTCTTAATAGGTTTCACACTAGGTACACATTTTGGTGGTGTGGTGCGGTGGTCAGGGATGGAGAGCCCAGACTGGAAGCTAGTCAGTCAGTTCACTGTCCCTCCCTGTGTTCCAGTATCCATGTCTTGAGCTAGATAGGTCGGGATCCCGCTAAACGAACCTGCTTGAGAA carries:
- the PPP3R2 gene encoding calcineurin subunit B type 2 codes for the protein MGNEASYPEEMCSQFDHDEIKRLSKRFKKLDLDNSGSLSVDEFLSLPQLQRNPLAKRVIDVFDTDGNGVVDFKEFIVGTSQFSVKGSEEQKLRFAFSIYDMDKDGYISNGELFQVLKLMVGDDTLTDWELQEVVDKTIICLDTDGDGKISYEEFSAVVRGLEIHKNLVVAV